One window from the genome of Oryctolagus cuniculus chromosome 1, mOryCun1.1, whole genome shotgun sequence encodes:
- the SNAPC4 gene encoding snRNA-activating protein complex subunit 4 isoform X1 gives MEVEALARLSEPGGPRAPPQASGAAEAADSLPDEDCDVDMCGSPLSEERWGEASDNEDEPADRALPEDPETCLQLNMVYQEVVREKLAELGLLLAQNREQQEEILWLLAGSKGPRARGSRGLPQNVYIGHFMKPYFKDKVTGMGPPANEDAREKATQGIKTFEELLVTKWKSWEKALLRKSVVSDRLQRLLQPKLLKLEYLRQKQSQVSGEPERQALERQAQEAEREIQRINQLPEEVLLGSRLDSHDWEKISNVTFEGGRSAEEVRKFWQNSEHPSINKQEWSAEEVARLRAVAASHGHLEWQKVAEELGTGRSAFQCLQTFQQHSRALKRKEWTAEEDRLLTQLVQEMRVGSHIPYRRIVYYMEGRDSMQLIYRWTKSLDPSLKKGSWAPEEDAKLLQAVAKHREQNWFKIRQEVPGRSDAQCRDRYIRRLHSSLKKGRWSPREEQQLMQLIAKHGVGRWAKIASELPHRSGSQCLSKWKIMKRQRPQKRQRRQPRRRSVRWSSSSSDSSDSAGSTGGTGSTSGGGSEDSEAEPEEPRGRGQVPPAPQYVVPAVDLWVPARQSSGQPRGGAAGGWMGQLAAGGAQADSRAAGTHSTVPRGDRHPEAADPQPASSEEAVGKGGEQLPDAPLATVLRALRVHTAARSSSLKAKLRRPPLPGSAPAPGPGDGVAAPHLRRLWCGTFRNGQRPRRHTLHRRLLRRRLLLAVAPWVDSGTLPCPQPPPAAVPARADRIRAQLGRGHLPSTPVFALLIQLLQIDTAGCMKVVEERKAQLPVLPQAGRRNPAPHLAQAPPKTQSTPGCVLPNPPPPQAARGAGHRRSAQLPAPQAPSSLTPPQCGPRPKPKTVSELLREKHLREARAKKAAMALAPRLLVSPVVLPPASGPAVSVSASPGPAAPCQEARTADERSPALQGLPLALAVSGASGASPALGPGQVPARWQLSGVGQCEAPTVAPRQGLPEAPSFISLVPSPALQPVQPLSLTPALGTHAGAPQVAPSVPLPLTWVLTAQGLLPVQLPPLANLPTPAGTPQGLPPPPATKDTETDPSTPPTLPLPRSPAAGETPVPRASPQPSQLPTPNDTGPRSDPAGTPGPGGQLGLEKLPPPWPGSEKGALDLSLLSCENEVAAQAWLKGRQGVSVRPLQCSLPYQPPTLCSLRVLSRLLLHKTALEHKAASLAAGGTAEGPAEPRPGSLQASLQLVGRRLQDNPAYLLLKTRFLATFTLPALLATLPPPGVRTTLSAATRGASESEDEDLDLGELRFVHRHRRSGEESSGPGAPAATSLVQGSAPDGLDVLRTRHSWHPRKPR, from the exons ATGGAGGTGGAGGCGCTGGCAAGGCTGTCGGAGCCCGGGGGCCCCCGCGCTCCGCCGCAGGCCTCGGGGGCCGCCGAAGCAG CAGACTCGCTGCCCGACGAAGACTGCGACGTGGACATGTGCGGCTCCCCGCTCTCG gaggagaggtggggtgaAGCGAGCGACAACGAGGACGAGCCCGCGGACAGAGCCCTCCCCGAAGACCCGGAGACCTGCCTGCAGCTGAACATGGTCTACCAGGAGGTCGTCCGGGAGAAGCTGGCcgagctggggctgctgctggcccagaACCGGGAGCAGCAG GAGGAGATCCTGTGGCTGCTGGCTGGCTCCAAGGGCCCGCGGGCgagaggcagcaggggcctgCCGCAGAACGTGTACATCGGGCACTTCATGAAGCCCTACTTCAAGGACAAGGTCACCGGCATG GGGCCTCCTGCCAACGAGGACGCGCGGGAGAAGGCCACGCAGGGCATCAAGACCTTCGAGGAGCTCCTCGTCACCAAGt GGAAGAGCTGGGAGAAAGCCCTGCTCAGGAAGTCGGTGGTCAGcgaccgcctgcagcgcctgctgCAGCCCAAGCTACTAAA GCTCGAGTACTTGCgccagaaacagagccaggtgTCCGGTGAGCCCGAGAGGCAGGCCCTGGAGAGGCAGGCCCAGGAGGCGGAGCGGGAGATCCAGCGCATCAA CCAGCTCCCGGAGGAAGTGCTTCTGGGCAGCAGGCTGGACAGCCACGACTGGGAGAAGATCTCCAACGTCACG TTTGAAGGGGGCCGGAGCGCGGAGGAGGTCCGCAAGTTCTGGCAGAACTCGGAGCACCCGAGCATCAACAAGCAGGAGTGGAGCGCGGAGGAGGTGGCGCGGCTGAGGGCCGTCGCGGCCTCGCACGGCCACCTGGAGTGGCAGAAGGTCGCGGAGGAGCTGGGG ACGGGCCGCAGCGCCTTCCAGTGCCTGCAGACGTTCCAGCAGCACAGCAGAGCCCTGAAGCGCAAGGAGTGGACGGCCGAGGAGGACCGGCTGCTCACCCAGCTGGTCCAGGAGATGCGCGTCGGGAGCCACATCCCCTACCGCAGAA TTGTCTACTACATGGAAGGCAGAGACTCCATGCAGCTCATCTACCGCTGgaccaagagcttggaccccagCCTGAAGAAGGGCTCCTGGGCCCCGGAGGAGGACGCT AAGTTGCTTCAGGCCGTGGCCAAACACCGAGAGCAGAACTGGTTTAAAATCCGGCAAGAGGTGCCAGGTAGGAGCGATGCCCAGTGCCGAGACCG GTACATCCGAAGGCTGCACTCCAGCCTGAAGAAGGGGCGCTGGAGTCCACGCGAGGAGCAGCAGCTCATGCAGCTGATCGCGAAGCACGGCGTGG GTCGCTGGGCAAAAATTGCGTCTGAGCTGCCCCACCGGTCAGGCTCGCAGTGTCTGAGCAAGTGGAAGATCATG AAGCGGCAGCGCCCGCAGAAGCGGCAGCGGCGCCAGCCGCGTCGGCGCAGTGTGCGCTGGAGCTccagcagcagtgacagcagcGACAGCGCCGGCAGCACCGGCGGCACCGGCAGCaccagcggcggcggcagcgagGACTCGGAGGCAGAGCCGGAGGAGCCCCGGGGGCGCGGCCAGGTGCCGCCGGCCCCGCAGTACGTGGTGCCGGCCGTGGAcctgtgggtccctgccaggcaGAGCTCCGGCCAGCCTCGCGGTGGGGCAGCCGGGGGCTGGATGGGACAGCTGGCGGCCGGTGGTGCCCAGGCCGACAGCAGGGCAGCTGGCACCCACAGCACCGTCCCGCGAGGTGACCGGCACCCAGAGGCGGCAGACCCTCAGCCTGCAAGCTCAGAGGAGGCAGTGGGCAAG GGTGGGGAGCAGCTGCCGGACGCGCCCCTGGCGACGGTGCTGCGGGCGCTGAGGGTGCACACGGCCGCCCGGAGCAGCTCGCTG AAGGCGAAGCTGAGGCGGCCGCCCCTGCCCGGCTCAGCGCCAGCACCCGGCCCTGGTGACGGCGTGGCCGCACCCCACCTGCGGCGGTTGTGGTGTGGAACTTTCCGGAACGGGCAGCGGCCTCGGAGGCACACCCTGCACCGGAGGCTCCTGAGGCGCAggctgctgctggctgtggccCCCTGGGTGGACAGCGGCACCCTGCCCTGCCCGcagcccccgcccgccgccgTGCCGGCCCGAG CCGACCGCATCCGGGCGCAGCTGGGGCGCGGGCACCTGCCCAGCACGCCGGTGTTCGCCCTGCTCATCCAG ctgctccagatCGACACCGCCGGCTGCATGAAGGTTGTGGAGGAGCGCAAGGCCCAGCTGCCCGTGCTGCCGCAGGCCGGCCGGCGGAACCCGGCGCCACACCTGGCTCAG GCACCCCCGAAGACCCAGAGCACCCCAG GCTGCGTCCTCCCAAACCCGCCGCCGCCGCAAGCTGCCAGGGGTGCCGGCCACAGAAGGAGTGCGCAGCTGCCCGCGCCACAGGCCCcgtcctccctcacccctccccagtgCGGCCCCCGGCCCAAGCCCAAGACGGTGTCCGAGCTGCTGCGGGAGAAGCATCTGCGGGAAGCCCGTGCCAAGAAGGCCGCCATGGCCCTGGCTCCGCGGCTGCTGGTCTCGCCTGTGGTCCTGCCGCCGGCCTCGGGGCCCGCCGTCTCTGTGTcagccagcccaggccctgcggCCCCCTGCCAGGAGGCCAGGACAGCAGATGAGAGGTCCCCGGCCCTGCAGGGCCTGCCCCTCGCTCTGGCTGTCTCAGGGGCCAGCGgcgcctcccctgccctgggccccggcCAGGTCCCAGCCAGGTGGCAGCTGAGTGGTGTGGGACAGTGTGAGGCTCCCACCGTGGCCCCGAGGCAAGGCCTGCCGGAGGCACCCTCCTTCATCTCTCTGGTCCCGAGCCCTGCTCTGCAGCCGGTGCAGCCCCTCAGCCTGACGCCAGCCCTGGGCACGCACGCCGGTGCGCCCCAAGTGGCGCCCAGCGTCCCCCTGCCGCTCACCTGGGTGCTCACCGCCCAGGGCCTGCTCCCTGTGCAGCTGCCGCCCCTGGCCAACCTCCCCACGCCAGCAGGGACGCCCCAGGGGCTTCCACCGCCCCCAGCCACCAAGGACACAGAGACGGACCCCTCGACCCCTCCCACGCTGCCTTTGCCCCGCAGCCCTGCAGCCGGAGAGACTCCTGTGCCCAGGGCgtccccccagcccagccagctgcCCACTCCCAacgacactggccccaggagcGACCCAGCAGGGAcaccaggtcctggagggcagctgggactggagaaGCTGCCCCCTCCGTGGCCCGGGTCCGAGAAGGGGGCCCTGGACCTGAGCCTGCTCTCCTGTGAGAACGAGGTGGCCGCTCAGGCCTGGCTGAAGGGGCGGCAGGGGGTGAGTGTGCGCCCCCTGCAGTGCAGCCTGCCCTACCAGCCCCCGACCCTGTGCAGCCTGCGCGTGCTGTCCCGTCTGCTGCTGCACAAGACAGCCCTGGAGCACAAGGCTGCCTCCCTGGCCGCCGGCGGCACAGCCGAGGGCCCGGCGGAGCCCAGGCCGGGCAGCCTGCAGGCCTCGCTCCAGCTGGTGGGGAGGCGGCTCCAGGACAACCCGGCCTACCTGCTGCTGAAGACGCGGTTCCTGGCCACCTtcaccctccctgccctcctggccaccCTGCCGCCCCCTGGCGTCCGCACCACCCTGTCGGCAGCCACGAGGGGGGCCTCCGAGAGCGAGGACGAGGACCTGGACCTGGGCGAGCTACGCTTTGTGCACCGGCACAGGCGGAGCGGCGAGGAGAGCAGTGGCCCAGGGGCGCCGGCAGCCACGAGCCTCGTCCAG GGCTCTGCGCCCGATGGCCTCGATGTGCTCAGGACCCGGCACTCCTGGCACCCCCGGAAGCCGAGATGA
- the SNAPC4 gene encoding snRNA-activating protein complex subunit 4 isoform X2 has translation MEVEALARLSEPGGPRAPPQASGAAEADSLPDEDCDVDMCGSPLSEERWGEASDNEDEPADRALPEDPETCLQLNMVYQEVVREKLAELGLLLAQNREQQEEILWLLAGSKGPRARGSRGLPQNVYIGHFMKPYFKDKVTGMGPPANEDAREKATQGIKTFEELLVTKWKSWEKALLRKSVVSDRLQRLLQPKLLKLEYLRQKQSQVSGEPERQALERQAQEAEREIQRINQLPEEVLLGSRLDSHDWEKISNVTFEGGRSAEEVRKFWQNSEHPSINKQEWSAEEVARLRAVAASHGHLEWQKVAEELGTGRSAFQCLQTFQQHSRALKRKEWTAEEDRLLTQLVQEMRVGSHIPYRRIVYYMEGRDSMQLIYRWTKSLDPSLKKGSWAPEEDAKLLQAVAKHREQNWFKIRQEVPGRSDAQCRDRYIRRLHSSLKKGRWSPREEQQLMQLIAKHGVGRWAKIASELPHRSGSQCLSKWKIMKRQRPQKRQRRQPRRRSVRWSSSSSDSSDSAGSTGGTGSTSGGGSEDSEAEPEEPRGRGQVPPAPQYVVPAVDLWVPARQSSGQPRGGAAGGWMGQLAAGGAQADSRAAGTHSTVPRGDRHPEAADPQPASSEEAVGKGGEQLPDAPLATVLRALRVHTAARSSSLKAKLRRPPLPGSAPAPGPGDGVAAPHLRRLWCGTFRNGQRPRRHTLHRRLLRRRLLLAVAPWVDSGTLPCPQPPPAAVPARADRIRAQLGRGHLPSTPVFALLIQLLQIDTAGCMKVVEERKAQLPVLPQAGRRNPAPHLAQAPPKTQSTPGCVLPNPPPPQAARGAGHRRSAQLPAPQAPSSLTPPQCGPRPKPKTVSELLREKHLREARAKKAAMALAPRLLVSPVVLPPASGPAVSVSASPGPAAPCQEARTADERSPALQGLPLALAVSGASGASPALGPGQVPARWQLSGVGQCEAPTVAPRQGLPEAPSFISLVPSPALQPVQPLSLTPALGTHAGAPQVAPSVPLPLTWVLTAQGLLPVQLPPLANLPTPAGTPQGLPPPPATKDTETDPSTPPTLPLPRSPAAGETPVPRASPQPSQLPTPNDTGPRSDPAGTPGPGGQLGLEKLPPPWPGSEKGALDLSLLSCENEVAAQAWLKGRQGVSVRPLQCSLPYQPPTLCSLRVLSRLLLHKTALEHKAASLAAGGTAEGPAEPRPGSLQASLQLVGRRLQDNPAYLLLKTRFLATFTLPALLATLPPPGVRTTLSAATRGASESEDEDLDLGELRFVHRHRRSGEESSGPGAPAATSLVQGSAPDGLDVLRTRHSWHPRKPR, from the exons ATGGAGGTGGAGGCGCTGGCAAGGCTGTCGGAGCCCGGGGGCCCCCGCGCTCCGCCGCAGGCCTCGGGGGCCGCCGAAGCAG ACTCGCTGCCCGACGAAGACTGCGACGTGGACATGTGCGGCTCCCCGCTCTCG gaggagaggtggggtgaAGCGAGCGACAACGAGGACGAGCCCGCGGACAGAGCCCTCCCCGAAGACCCGGAGACCTGCCTGCAGCTGAACATGGTCTACCAGGAGGTCGTCCGGGAGAAGCTGGCcgagctggggctgctgctggcccagaACCGGGAGCAGCAG GAGGAGATCCTGTGGCTGCTGGCTGGCTCCAAGGGCCCGCGGGCgagaggcagcaggggcctgCCGCAGAACGTGTACATCGGGCACTTCATGAAGCCCTACTTCAAGGACAAGGTCACCGGCATG GGGCCTCCTGCCAACGAGGACGCGCGGGAGAAGGCCACGCAGGGCATCAAGACCTTCGAGGAGCTCCTCGTCACCAAGt GGAAGAGCTGGGAGAAAGCCCTGCTCAGGAAGTCGGTGGTCAGcgaccgcctgcagcgcctgctgCAGCCCAAGCTACTAAA GCTCGAGTACTTGCgccagaaacagagccaggtgTCCGGTGAGCCCGAGAGGCAGGCCCTGGAGAGGCAGGCCCAGGAGGCGGAGCGGGAGATCCAGCGCATCAA CCAGCTCCCGGAGGAAGTGCTTCTGGGCAGCAGGCTGGACAGCCACGACTGGGAGAAGATCTCCAACGTCACG TTTGAAGGGGGCCGGAGCGCGGAGGAGGTCCGCAAGTTCTGGCAGAACTCGGAGCACCCGAGCATCAACAAGCAGGAGTGGAGCGCGGAGGAGGTGGCGCGGCTGAGGGCCGTCGCGGCCTCGCACGGCCACCTGGAGTGGCAGAAGGTCGCGGAGGAGCTGGGG ACGGGCCGCAGCGCCTTCCAGTGCCTGCAGACGTTCCAGCAGCACAGCAGAGCCCTGAAGCGCAAGGAGTGGACGGCCGAGGAGGACCGGCTGCTCACCCAGCTGGTCCAGGAGATGCGCGTCGGGAGCCACATCCCCTACCGCAGAA TTGTCTACTACATGGAAGGCAGAGACTCCATGCAGCTCATCTACCGCTGgaccaagagcttggaccccagCCTGAAGAAGGGCTCCTGGGCCCCGGAGGAGGACGCT AAGTTGCTTCAGGCCGTGGCCAAACACCGAGAGCAGAACTGGTTTAAAATCCGGCAAGAGGTGCCAGGTAGGAGCGATGCCCAGTGCCGAGACCG GTACATCCGAAGGCTGCACTCCAGCCTGAAGAAGGGGCGCTGGAGTCCACGCGAGGAGCAGCAGCTCATGCAGCTGATCGCGAAGCACGGCGTGG GTCGCTGGGCAAAAATTGCGTCTGAGCTGCCCCACCGGTCAGGCTCGCAGTGTCTGAGCAAGTGGAAGATCATG AAGCGGCAGCGCCCGCAGAAGCGGCAGCGGCGCCAGCCGCGTCGGCGCAGTGTGCGCTGGAGCTccagcagcagtgacagcagcGACAGCGCCGGCAGCACCGGCGGCACCGGCAGCaccagcggcggcggcagcgagGACTCGGAGGCAGAGCCGGAGGAGCCCCGGGGGCGCGGCCAGGTGCCGCCGGCCCCGCAGTACGTGGTGCCGGCCGTGGAcctgtgggtccctgccaggcaGAGCTCCGGCCAGCCTCGCGGTGGGGCAGCCGGGGGCTGGATGGGACAGCTGGCGGCCGGTGGTGCCCAGGCCGACAGCAGGGCAGCTGGCACCCACAGCACCGTCCCGCGAGGTGACCGGCACCCAGAGGCGGCAGACCCTCAGCCTGCAAGCTCAGAGGAGGCAGTGGGCAAG GGTGGGGAGCAGCTGCCGGACGCGCCCCTGGCGACGGTGCTGCGGGCGCTGAGGGTGCACACGGCCGCCCGGAGCAGCTCGCTG AAGGCGAAGCTGAGGCGGCCGCCCCTGCCCGGCTCAGCGCCAGCACCCGGCCCTGGTGACGGCGTGGCCGCACCCCACCTGCGGCGGTTGTGGTGTGGAACTTTCCGGAACGGGCAGCGGCCTCGGAGGCACACCCTGCACCGGAGGCTCCTGAGGCGCAggctgctgctggctgtggccCCCTGGGTGGACAGCGGCACCCTGCCCTGCCCGcagcccccgcccgccgccgTGCCGGCCCGAG CCGACCGCATCCGGGCGCAGCTGGGGCGCGGGCACCTGCCCAGCACGCCGGTGTTCGCCCTGCTCATCCAG ctgctccagatCGACACCGCCGGCTGCATGAAGGTTGTGGAGGAGCGCAAGGCCCAGCTGCCCGTGCTGCCGCAGGCCGGCCGGCGGAACCCGGCGCCACACCTGGCTCAG GCACCCCCGAAGACCCAGAGCACCCCAG GCTGCGTCCTCCCAAACCCGCCGCCGCCGCAAGCTGCCAGGGGTGCCGGCCACAGAAGGAGTGCGCAGCTGCCCGCGCCACAGGCCCcgtcctccctcacccctccccagtgCGGCCCCCGGCCCAAGCCCAAGACGGTGTCCGAGCTGCTGCGGGAGAAGCATCTGCGGGAAGCCCGTGCCAAGAAGGCCGCCATGGCCCTGGCTCCGCGGCTGCTGGTCTCGCCTGTGGTCCTGCCGCCGGCCTCGGGGCCCGCCGTCTCTGTGTcagccagcccaggccctgcggCCCCCTGCCAGGAGGCCAGGACAGCAGATGAGAGGTCCCCGGCCCTGCAGGGCCTGCCCCTCGCTCTGGCTGTCTCAGGGGCCAGCGgcgcctcccctgccctgggccccggcCAGGTCCCAGCCAGGTGGCAGCTGAGTGGTGTGGGACAGTGTGAGGCTCCCACCGTGGCCCCGAGGCAAGGCCTGCCGGAGGCACCCTCCTTCATCTCTCTGGTCCCGAGCCCTGCTCTGCAGCCGGTGCAGCCCCTCAGCCTGACGCCAGCCCTGGGCACGCACGCCGGTGCGCCCCAAGTGGCGCCCAGCGTCCCCCTGCCGCTCACCTGGGTGCTCACCGCCCAGGGCCTGCTCCCTGTGCAGCTGCCGCCCCTGGCCAACCTCCCCACGCCAGCAGGGACGCCCCAGGGGCTTCCACCGCCCCCAGCCACCAAGGACACAGAGACGGACCCCTCGACCCCTCCCACGCTGCCTTTGCCCCGCAGCCCTGCAGCCGGAGAGACTCCTGTGCCCAGGGCgtccccccagcccagccagctgcCCACTCCCAacgacactggccccaggagcGACCCAGCAGGGAcaccaggtcctggagggcagctgggactggagaaGCTGCCCCCTCCGTGGCCCGGGTCCGAGAAGGGGGCCCTGGACCTGAGCCTGCTCTCCTGTGAGAACGAGGTGGCCGCTCAGGCCTGGCTGAAGGGGCGGCAGGGGGTGAGTGTGCGCCCCCTGCAGTGCAGCCTGCCCTACCAGCCCCCGACCCTGTGCAGCCTGCGCGTGCTGTCCCGTCTGCTGCTGCACAAGACAGCCCTGGAGCACAAGGCTGCCTCCCTGGCCGCCGGCGGCACAGCCGAGGGCCCGGCGGAGCCCAGGCCGGGCAGCCTGCAGGCCTCGCTCCAGCTGGTGGGGAGGCGGCTCCAGGACAACCCGGCCTACCTGCTGCTGAAGACGCGGTTCCTGGCCACCTtcaccctccctgccctcctggccaccCTGCCGCCCCCTGGCGTCCGCACCACCCTGTCGGCAGCCACGAGGGGGGCCTCCGAGAGCGAGGACGAGGACCTGGACCTGGGCGAGCTACGCTTTGTGCACCGGCACAGGCGGAGCGGCGAGGAGAGCAGTGGCCCAGGGGCGCCGGCAGCCACGAGCCTCGTCCAG GGCTCTGCGCCCGATGGCCTCGATGTGCTCAGGACCCGGCACTCCTGGCACCCCCGGAAGCCGAGATGA